In Calonectris borealis chromosome 22, bCalBor7.hap1.2, whole genome shotgun sequence, one genomic interval encodes:
- the LOC142091980 gene encoding keratin, type I cytoskeletal 19-like, with protein MSCSIKQTTGSLRGRTSGGSCVIGGGGGGGGARISSVSSGRYTTCGIGGSRGFSGRSYCGGVNYGGGLSTGSLVGGNYGGGLGAAVLGGCSGIGFSGGSARFGGGIGGGLGIGLGGGVVGGGFAGDGFLLSGDEKVTMQNLNDRLASYLDKVRCLEQENADLECRIREWYAKQGPFCEPRDYSCYYKEIEDLQNQIVCATIDNNKIILNIDNSRMTADDFRVKYETELALRQSVEADINGLRQVLDQLTLCRSDLEAQLESLREELCCLKKNHEEEMNCLRKQSTGDVSVEVNACPGPDLRKILEEMRCQYETLIERNRKEVEDWYECKIEEVNREVITSGQEVETCNNQVTELRRQLQALEIDLQAQLSQRDNLESSLAETECRYNNHLAELQSQITCVEQQLADLRAEMECQNQEYKILLDVKCRLEQEIHTYRCLLEGGQQDLIQQGGIGQSSGLGGGVARTSGIGGGGIIRTSHTYTSSSQMPSCAAAEIQVPCRRICD; from the exons ATGAGTTGTAGTATTAAGCAGACAACTGGCTCTCTCAGGGGCAGGACCAGCGGTGGCAGCTGTGTTattggtggcggtggtggtggtggaggagcaCGGATCTCCTCAGTCTCTTCTGGAAGATACACGACTTGCGGGATAGGTGGTAGCCGAGGGTTTTCTGGTAGAAGCTACTGTGGTGGTGTGAATTACGGAGGAGGACTGAGCACTGGCAGTTTGGTTGGTGGAAACTATGGAGGTGGCTTAGGAGCCGCTGTCCTCGGAGGATGTTCAGGCATTGGATTCAGCGGTGGCAGTGCTCGCTTTGGCGGTGGCATTGGAGGTGGCCTTGGTATCGGTCTTGGTGGAGGGGTAGTTGGAGGGGGGTTTGCTGGTGATGGCTTTCTTCTTTCTGGTGATGAAAAGGTTACCATGCAGAACCTTAACGACCGCCTGGCTTCTTACCTGGACAAGGTGAGGTGCCTGGAACAAGAAAATGCTGACCTGGAGTGCAGAATCAGGGAGTGGTATGCCAAGCAGGGCCCTTTTTGTGAGCCACGGGACTACAGCTGCTATTATAAAGAAATAGAAGATCTTCAAAATCAG ATTGTCTGCGCAACCATAGACAACAACAAGATCATTTTGAACATCGATAACAGCAGGATGACAGCCGATGACTTCCGAGTGAA GTACGAGACGGAGCTGGCCCTGCGCCAGAGCGTGGAGGCTGACATTAATGGCTTACGCCAAGTCCTGGATCAGCTGACTCTCTGCAGGTCTGACCTGGAGGCACAGCTGGAGTCGCTGCGGGAGGAGCTCTGCTGCCTGAAGAAGAACCACGAGGAG GAAATGAACTGTCTGAGGAAACAATCGACTGGAGATGTGAGCGTGGAGGTCAACGCCTGTCCTGGCCCAGACCTGAGGAAGATCCTGGAGGAGATGAGGTGCCAGTATGAAACACTGATTGAACGCAATCGCAAAGAAGTTGAGGATTGGTATGAGTGCAAG ATTGAGGAGGTGAATCGGGAGGTTATTACAAGCGGTCAGGAGGTAGAGACGTGCAACAACCAAGTCACCGAACTAAGACGCCAATTGCAAGCTCTGGAAATCGATCTCCAGGCTCAGCTCAGCCAG AGGGACAACCTGGAATCCTCGCTGGCTGAGACAGAGTGTCGCTACAACAACCACCTTGCTGAGCTCCAGAGCCAGATCACATGCgtggagcagcagctggctgaTCTGCGTGCAGAAATGGAGTGCCAGAACCAAGAGTACAAGATCCTGCTGGACGTCAAATGCCGTCTGGAGCAGGAGATCCATACATACCGCTGCCTGCTGGAAGGTGGACAGCAGGACCTTAT TCAGCAAGGAGGAATTGGTCAGTCTTCGGGTCTAGGAGGAGGAGTTGCAAGAACAAGTGGAATAGGAGGAGGGGGTATCATTAGGACAAGCCACACTTACACTTCATCTTCCCAGATGCCATCCTGTGCAGCTGCGGAGATACAAG TGCCTTGCAGAAGGATTTGTGATTAA
- the LOC142092154 gene encoding keratin, type I cytoskeletal 19-like yields MSCAVRQVVTTCSQGRSSAGSSAAGSGRKVSSASSGRHAAYDLGGAAGNFSGGSLSEGLLGKQLSTGSATGGSFGATQRACSTLGFSGGGLCTRGIGGGFSRASAACGDGILFANNEKATMQNLNDRLASYLDKVRLLEGDNADLECKIREWYAKVGPSCEPRDYSCFHKEIEDLQNQILCAAMETNKILLNIDNNRMTADDFRVKYETECGLRQNVDADICNLRPVLDQLASCKTDLQLQCEALTEEMCCLKTNHEEEMNCLRKQATGDVSVEVNACPGPDLRKILEDLRCQYETLMERNRKETEQWYACKVEEVNLEVITSSQEIESSNKQVTEMRRQLQALEINVQAQLTMKENLESSLAETECRYNKYLAELQSQISCVEQRLAEIRAEMECQNQEYKTLLDVKCRLEQEIQTYHCLLEGGQHDIIGPVGRGVPATSAARSGGLKASLCQPCLP; encoded by the exons ATGAGCTGTGCCGTCAGGCAGGTCGTTACTACCTGTTCCCAGGGCAGGAGCAGCGCGGGCAGCTCTGCGGCTGGTAGTGGAAGAAAGGTCTCCTCCGCCTCCTCGGGAAGACACGCTGCCTATGACTTAGGTGGCGCGGCTGGCAATTTTTCTGGTGGCAGTTTGAGCGAGGGATTACTTGGGAAGCAGCTGAGCACCGGCAGTGCTACCGGTGGGAGCTTTGGAGCTACCCAGAGGGCTTGTTCTACCCTTGGATTCAGCGGTGGAGGCCTCTGCACTCGAGGCATTGGTGGTGGTTTCAGCAGGGCTAGCGCTGCTTGCGGTGATGGGATCTTATTCGCTAACAACGAAAAGGCGACGATGCAGAACCTCAACGACCGCTTGGCCTCCTACCTGGACAAGGTGCGACTCCTGGAGGGAGACAATGCCGACCTTGAGTGCAAGATCAGGGAGTGGTACGCCAAGGTAGGGCCCAGCTGCGAACCACGGGACTACAGCTGTTTTCATAAGGAAATCGAAGACCTTCAAAACCAG ATCCTCTGTGCAGCCATGGAGACTAACAAAATCCTTCTAAATATTGATAACAACAGGATGACTGCTGATGACTTCAGAGTGAA GTACGAGACTGAATGTGGTCTCCGGCAAAATGTGGATGCAGACATTTGCAACTTACGCCCCGTTCTGGATCAGCTGGCCAGCTGCAAGACCGACCTGCAGCTACAGTGTGAGGCTTTGACTGAAGAGATGTGTTGTCTCAAGACAAACCACGAGGAG GAAATGAACTGTCTGAGGAAACAAGCGACTGGAGATGTGAGCGTGGAGGTCAACGCCTGTCCTGGCCCAGACCTGAGGAAGATCCTGGAGGATCTGAGGTGCCAGTATGAAACACTGATGGAGCGCAACCGCAAAGAGACTGAGCAGTGGTATGCCTGCAAG GTGGAGGAGGTGAATCTGGAGGTCATCACAAGCAGCCAGGAGATAGAGTCAAGCAACAAACAGGTCACTGAGATGAGACGCCAGCTGCAGGCCTTGGAAATCAATGTACAAGCCCAGCTCACCATG aaagaaaacctgGAATCCTCTTTGGCAGAAACCGAATGTCGCTACAACAAATACCTGGCTGAGCTACAGAGCCAGATCTCCTGCGTGGAGCAGCGGCTGGCTGAAATACGAGCAGAAATGGAGTGCCAGAACCAGGAATACAAGACCCTCCTGGACGTCAAATGCCGCTTGGAGCAGGAGATTCAGACCTACCACTGCCTGCTGGAGGGGGGACAGCACGACATCAT AGGGCCAGTGGGAAGAGGAGTCCCTGCAACATCAGCTGCAAGAAGTGGTGGGCTTAAAGCCAGTCTGTGTCAGCCATGCCTGCCCTAA
- the LOC142091979 gene encoding keratin, type I cytoskeletal 14 — MSTTVRQYSSSTSLKGFGGLGGGSSRLSSVRVGGGGYRAPSVHGGSGSYSVSSRIVSGLGSGYGGSYCSSVGGGLGGGFGGSYGAGFGAGFGAGFGGGDGILPAGEKETMQNLNDRLAAYLDKVRALEEANTDLEVKIREWYKKQGPGPDRDYSPYYRTIEELRNKILAATVENANIVLQIDNARLAADDFRTKFETEQALRLSVEADINGLRRVLDELTLARADLEMQIENLKEELAYLKKNHEEEMNALRGQVGGEISVEMDAAPGIDLTKILAEMREQYESLADKNRRDAEQWFFSKTEELNREVAINTEQLQSGKTEITELRRTIQSLEIDLQSQLSTKAALEGTLADTEARYGTQLAQLQGLITSVEEQLAELRCDMERQNHEYRVLLDVKCRLEQEIATYRRLLEGEDAHISSQYSSTMPSHSGRDVMTSSRQVRTIVEEVQDGKVVSSREQVALTTR, encoded by the exons ATGAGCACCACTGTCAGGCAAtactcctcctccacctccctcaAGGGCTTCGGTGGCCTGGGTGGAGGCTCCAGCAGGCTTTCCTCCGTGCGTGTTGGGGGAGGAGGGTACAGAGCCCCCAGCGTCCACGGAGGCTCTGGCAGCTACTCTGTCTCCTCCCGCATTGTCTCGGGGCTCGGAAGTGGCTATGGGGGCAGCTACTGCAGCAGCGTAGGAGGGGGCCTTGGCGGTGGCTTTGGGGGTAGCTACGGGGCTGGCTTTGGGGCTGGCTTTGGAGCTGGCTTTGGAGGTGGCGATGGCATCCTCCCGGCTGGCGAAAAGGAGACGATGCAGAACCTCAACGACCGCCTGGCTGCCTACCTGGACAAAGTGCGTGCCCTGGAGGAGGCCAACACTGACCTGGAGGTGAAGATCAGGGAATGGTACAAGAAGCAGGGACCTGGTCCAGACCGTGACTACAGCCCCTACTACAGGACCATCGAGGAGCTCAGGAACAAG ATTCTTGCTGCAACTGTCGAAAATGCCAACATCGTCTTACAGATTGACAATGCCAGGCTGGCAGCTGATGACTTCAGAACCAA GTTTGAGACGGAGCAGGCTCTGCGCCTGAGCGTGGAGGCCGACATCAACGGCCTGCGCAGAGTCCTGGATGAGCTGACCCTGGCCAGAGCTGACCTGGAGATGCAGATCGAGAACCTGAAGGAGGAGCTGGCCTACCTCAAGAAGAACCACGAGGAG GAAATGAATGCCCTGCGCGGGCAGGTGGGTGGAGAGATCAGCGTGGAGATGGATGCTGCTCCTGGAATCGACCTCACCAAGATCCTGGCTGAGATGAGGGAGCAGTACGAGAGCCTGGCGGACAAGAACCGCAGGGACGCCGAGCAGTGGTTCTTCAGCAAG ACGGAAGAGCTGAACCGGGAGGTGGCCATCAACACGGAGCAGCTTCAGAGCGGCAAGACGGAGATCACAGAGCTACGACGCACCATCCAGAGCCTGGAGATCGACCTGCAGTCCCAGCTCAGCACG AAAGCGGCGTTGGAGGGCACCTTGGCCGACACAGAAGCCCGCTACGGCACccagctggcccagctgcagGGGCTGATCACCAGCGTGGAGGAGCAGCTGGCCGAGCTGCGGTGCGACATGGAGCGCCAGAACCACGAGTACAGGGTCCTCCTGGACGTCAAATGCCGCCTGGAGCAGGAGATCGCCACGTACCGCCGGCTCCTGGAGGGCGAGGACGCCCA CATCTCTTCCCAGTACTCCTCCACTATGCCCTCACACTCAGGCAGAGACG TCATGACATCTTCCCGTCAGGTCCGCACAATCGTTGAGGAGGTGCAGGACGGGAAGGTGGTCTCCTCCCGGGAGCAGGTTGCGCTCACCACTCGCTAG
- the LOC142091981 gene encoding keratin, type I cytoskeletal 14-like, with protein sequence MSTTVRQYSSSTSLKGFGGLGGGSSRLSSVRVGGGGYRAPSVHGGAGSYSVSSRIVSGLGSGYGGSYCSSVGGGLGGGFGGSYGAGFGAGFGAGFGGGDGILPAGEKETMQNLNDRLAAYLDKVRALEEANTDLEVKIREWYKKQGPGPDRDYSPYYRTIEELRNKVLVATVDNANLLLQIDNARLTADDFRTKFETEQALRLSVEADINGLRRVLDELTLARADLEMQIENLKEELAYLKKNHEEEMNALRGQVGGEISVEMDAAPGIDLTKILAEMREQYESLADKNRRDAEQWFFSKTEELNREVAINTEQLQSGKTEITELRRTIQSLEIDLQSQLSTKAALEGTLADTEARYGTQLAQLQGLITSVEEQLAELRCDMERQNHEYRVLLDVKCRLEQEIATYRRLLEGEDAHMSSHYVSQAVKEGPVTTRQIRTIFEEVQDGKVISSREQITQAAR encoded by the exons ATGAGCACCACTGTCAGGCAAtactcctcctccacctccctcaAGGGCTTCGGTGGCCTGGGTGGAGGCTCCAGCAGGCTTTCCTCCGTGCGTGTTGGGGGAGGAGGGTACAGAGCCCCCAGCGTCCACGGAGGCGCTGGCAGCTACTCTGTCTCCTCCCGCATTGTCTCGGGGCTCGGAAGTGGCTATGGGGGCAGCTACTGCAGCAGCGTAGGAGGGGGCCTTGGCGGTGGCTTTGGGGGTAGCTACGGGGCTGGCTTTGGGGCTGGCTTTGGAGCTGGCTTTGGAGGTGGCGATGGCATCCTCCCGGCTGGCGAAAAGGAGACGATGCAGAACCTCAACGACCGCCTGGCTGCCTACCTGGACAAAGTGCGTGCCCTGGAGGAGGCCAACACTGACCTGGAGGTGAAGATCAGGGAATGGTACAAGAAGCAGGGACCTGGTCCAGACCGTGACTACAGCCCCTACTACAGGACCATCGAGGAGCTCAGGAACAAG GTCCTGGTGGCCACAGTCGACAATGCTAACCTCCTCCTGCAGATTGACAATGCCAGGCTGACAGCTGATGACTTCAGGACCAA GTTTGAGACGGAGCAGGCTCTGCGCCTGAGCGTGGAGGCCGACATCAACGGCCTGCGCAGAGTCCTGGATGAGCTGACCCTGGCCAGAGCTGACCTGGAGATGCAGATCGAGAACCTGAAGGAGGAGCTGGCCTACCTCAAGAAGAACCACGAGGAG GAAATGAATGCCCTGCGCGGGCAGGTGGGTGGAGAGATCAGCGTGGAGATGGATGCTGCTCCTGGAATCGACCTCACCAAGATCCTGGCTGAGATGAGGGAGCAGTACGAGAGCCTGGCGGACAAGAACCGCAGGGACGCCGAGCAGTGGTTCTTCAGCAAG ACGGAAGAGCTGAACCGGGAGGTGGCCATCAACACGGAGCAGCTTCAGAGCGGCAAGACGGAGATCACAGAGCTACGACGCACCATCCAGAGCCTGGAGATCGACCTGCAGTCCCAGCTCAGCACG AAAGCGGCGTTGGAGGGCACCTTGGCCGACACAGAAGCCCGCTACGGCACccagctggcccagctgcagGGGCTGATCACCAGCGTGGAGGAGCAGCTGGCCGAGCTGCGGTGCGACATGGAGCGCCAGAACCACGAGTACAGGGTCCTCCTGGACGTCAAATGCCGCCTGGAGCAGGAGATCGCCACGTACCGCCGGCTCCTGGAGGGCGAGGACGCCCA TATGTCTTCCCACTATGTCTCGCAGGCTGTGAAAGAAG GACCTGTAACTACCCGTCAAATCCGCACAATCTTTGAGGAAGTCCAGGATGGGAAGGTGATTTCCTCCCGTGAGCAGATCACCCAGGCTGCCCGCTGA